From a region of the Heliangelus exortis chromosome 19, bHelExo1.hap1, whole genome shotgun sequence genome:
- the ATXN2 gene encoding ataxin-2 isoform X11 has translation MRMVHILTSVVGSKCEVQVKNGGIYEGVFKTYSPKCDLVLDAAHRKTAESSLGPKREDILESILFKSSDFVMVHFKDMDTNYARRVPSETDAFTDSAISAKVNGEHKEKDLEPWDGGETTAAEELEALETDVSNGWDPNDMFRYNEENYGVVSTYDSSLSSYTVPLERDNSEEFLKREARATQLAEEIESSAQYKARVALENDERTEEEKYTAVQRNANEREGHGVNTRENKYIPPGQRNRDVLSWGSGRQNSPRMGPSGSGPPISRSGSHTSEFSPNSGADQRVVNGGVPWPSPCPSPSSRPPSRYQSGPNSLPPRAATPTRPPSRPPSRPSRPPSHPSAHGSPAPVSTMPKRMSSEGPPRMSPKAQRHPRGHRVSTGRGTISSGLEFVSHNAPGEASTTAVARGSPSGGTWSSVVSGVPRLSPKTHRPRSPRQSSTPTGPALPSPQPGTIPAESVAMPVPAASPTPASPASNRAVTPSSEAKDTRLQDQRQNSATGSKENIKPSETSPSFPKPENKGVSPIVSEHRKQIDDLKKFKNDFRLQSSPSSDAVDQLLNKTREGEKTRDVVKEKTEATPKESIIETGSNTNSNGGSSKPNSPSISPSISSSSEQKRGPEVTSQGVQTSGPGSKQDKEDKEEKKDTSEQVRKSTLNPNAKEFNPRSFAQPKPSTTPTSPRPQAQPSPSMVGHQQPTPVYTQPVCFAPNMMYPVPVSPGVQPLYPIPMTPMPVNQAKTYRAGKVPNMPQQRQDQHHQSTMMHPASAAGPPIVATPPAYSTQYVAYSPQQFPNQPLVQHVPHYQSQHPHVYSPVIQGNARMMAPPAHAQPGLVSSSATQYGAHEQTHAMYVSTGSLAQQYAHPNATLHPHPPHPQPSATPTGQQQSQHTGSHPAPSPVQHHQHQAAQALHLANPQQQSAIYHAGLAPTPPSMTPGSNTQSPQNSFPTAQQTVFTIHPSHVQPAYTNPPHMAHVPQAHVQSGMVPSHPTAHAPMMLMTTQPPGGPQAAIAQSALQPIPVSTTTHFPYMTHPSGEECVPGRPAP, from the exons ATGCTTTTACTGATTCAGCCATCAGTGCTAAAGTTAATGGTGAACACAAGGAAAAGGATCTTGAACcatgggatggaggagagaccactgctgctgaggagcttGAGGCATTAGAGACAGATGTT TCTAATGGATGGGATCCCAATGACATGTTTCGttacaatgaagaaaattatggtGTAGTATCAACTTATGACAGCAGTTTATCCTCTTATAC GGTGCCATTAGAAAGAGATAATTCAGAAGAGTTTTTAAAACGGGAAGCCAGAGCAACTCAATTAGCAGAGGAAATTGAATCAAGTGCCCAATACAAAGCTCGGGTTGCCTTGGAAAATgatgaaagaacagaagaagaaaaatatactgCTGTTCAGAGAAATGCTAATGAAAGAGAAGGACATGGTGTGAACACGAG agaaaataaatacattccaCCTGGACAGAGGAACAGAGATGTCCTGTCCTGGGGAAGTGGAAGACAAAACTCACCAAGGATGGGCCCCTCTGGATCAGGCCCACCAATTTCAAGGTCTGGATCCCATACTTCAGAATTCAGCCCTAACTCTGGAGCAGACCAGAGAGTAGTTAATGGAG GTGTTCCCTGGCCATCGCCTTGCCCATCTCCTTCCTCTCGCCCACCTTCTCGCTACCAGTCAGGTCCCAACTCTCTTCCACCTCGGGCAGCCACCCCTACACGCCCGCCCTCCAGGCCCCCCTCGCGGCCCTCCAGGCCCCCGTCTCACCCCTCTGCTCATGGTTCTCCAGCTCCTGTCTCTACTATGCCTAAACGCATGTCTTCAGAAG ggcCTCCACGGATGTCTCCTAAGGCACAACGGCACCCTCGAGGTCACAGAGTCTCTACTGGTAGGGGTACAATTTCAAGTGGCTTAGAATTTGTATCTCATAATGCACCAGGGGAAGCATCTACTACTGCAGTGGCCCGAGGCAGCCCTTCAGGTGGGACGTGGTCATCAGTTGTCAGTGGGG TTCCAAGATTGTCCCCTAAAACACACAGACCTAGGTCTCCAAGGCAGAGCAGCACTCCCACgggcccagctctgccttctcctcagcCTGGTACAATTCCTGCTGAATCTGTTGCCATGCCTGTCCCAGCTGCCTCTCCAACACCTGCCAGCCCTGCATCCAACAGAGCAGTTACCCCTTCCAGTGAAG CTAAAGATACCAGGCTTCAGGACCAGAGGCAAAATTCTGCAACTGGAAGCAAGGAGAATATAAAGCCAAGTGAGACTTCTCCTAGTTTTCCTAAACCTGAAAACAAAG GTGTATCTCCAATTGTTTCAGAACATAGAAAACAGATTGatgatttaaagaaatttaagaaTGACTTTAGG ttacagtCAAGTCCCTCTTCAGATGCAGTGGATCAGCTGCTAAACAAAACCCGAGAAGGTGAAAAAACAAGAGATGTAGttaaagagaagacagaagcaACCCCTAAAGAATCTATCATAGAAACTGGCAGTAATACTAACTCTAATGGAGGCAGTAGCAAACCCAATAGTCCAAGTATTTCTCCTTCAATAAGCAGTAGTTCTGAGCAAAAGCGAGGGCCTGAGGTAACTTCACAAGGTGTACAGACATCTGGGCCTGGAAGTAAACAAGATAAAGAGGataaagaggagaagaaagataCTTCTGA GCAAGTTAGAAAATCAACACTTAATCCCAACGCAAAAGAATTCAACCCTCGGTCTTTTGCTCAG CCTAAACCTTCTACTACTCCAACCTCCCCTCGCCCTCAagctcagcccagcccctcCATGGTGGGCCATCAGCAGCCAACCCCAGTGTACACTCAGCCTGTTTGTTTTGCACCAAATATGATGTACCCAGTTCCAGTGAGTCCAGGCGTGCAG CCTTTGTATCCTATTCCCATGACACCCATGCCAGTGAACCAAGCCAAGACATATAGAGCAGGTAAAG TACCAAATATGCCACAGCAACGGCAAGACCAACATCATCAGAGCACCATGATGCATCCTGCCTCAGCAGCAGGCCCTCCAATTGTAGCTACACCACCTGCTTACTCAACACAATATGTTGCATATAGTCCCCAACAGTTTCCTAATCAGCCTCTTGTGCAGCATGTGCCACACTACCAATCTCAG CATCCTCATGTTTATAGCCCTGTAATACAGGGCAACGCTAGGATGATGGCACCACCAGCACACGCACAGCCTGGTTTAGTATCTTCCTCTGCAACACAGTATGGTGCGCATGAACAGACGCATGCTATGTATG TTTCCACTGGCTCACTTGCTCAGCAGTATGCCCACCCTAATGCTACCCTGCATCCGCATCCTCCGCATCCTCAGCCTTCTGCTACACCCACTGGCCAGCAGCAAAGCCAACATACTGGAAGCCACCCTGCTCCTAGCCCCGTGCAG CATCATcagcaccaggctgctcaggcaCTCCACCTGGCAAACCCCCAGCAGCAGTCGGCGATTTACCACGCAGGTCTAGCTCCAACCCCACCTTCCATGACGCCAGGCTCCAACACGCAGTCTCCACAAAATAGTTTTCCTACAGCACAACAAACAGTCTTCACCATTCATCCCTCCCATGTTCAACCTGCATATACCAATCCGCCACACATGGCCCATGTCCCCCAG GCTCATGTACAGTCAGGAATGGTTCCTTCTCACCCAACTGCCCATGCTCCAATGATGCTAATGACGACACAGCCACCTGGTGGTCCCCAAGCCGCCATCGCTCAAAGTGCACTACAGCCCATTCCAGTCTCGACAACAACACATTTCCCCTATATGACGCACCCTTCAGGTGAGGAGTGTGTGCCCGGGAGACCTGCACCTTAA
- the ATXN2 gene encoding ataxin-2 isoform X18, producing the protein MLVPLERDNSEEFLKREARATQLAEEIESSAQYKARVALENDERTEEEKYTAVQRNANEREGHGVNTRENKYIPPGQRNRDVLSWGSGRQNSPRMGPSGSGPPISRSGSHTSEFSPNSGADQRVVNGGVPWPSPCPSPSSRPPSRYQSGPNSLPPRAATPTRPPSRPPSRPSRPPSHPSAHGSPAPVSTMPKRMSSEGPPRMSPKAQRHPRGHRVSTGRGTISSGLEFVSHNAPGEASTTAVARGSPSGGTWSSVVSGVPRLSPKTHRPRSPRQSSTPTGPALPSPQPGTIPAESVAMPVPAASPTPASPASNRAVTPSSEAKDTRLQDQRQNSATGSKENIKPSETSPSFPKPENKGVSPIVSEHRKQIDDLKKFKNDFRLQSSPSSDAVDQLLNKTREGEKTRDVVKEKTEATPKESIIETGSNTNSNGGSSKPNSPSISPSISSSSEQKRGPEVTSQGVQTSGPGSKQDKEDKEEKKDTSEQVRKSTLNPNAKEFNPRSFAQPKPSTTPTSPRPQAQPSPSMVGHQQPTPVYTQPVCFAPNMMYPVPVSPGVQPLYPIPMTPMPVNQAKTYRAGKVPNMPQQRQDQHHQSTMMHPASAAGPPIVATPPAYSTQYVAYSPQQFPNQPLVQHVPHYQSQHPHVYSPVIQGNARMMAPPAHAQPGLVSSSATQYGAHEQTHAMYVSTGSLAQQYAHPNATLHPHPPHPQPSATPTGQQQSQHTGSHPAPSPVQHHQHQAAQALHLANPQQQSAIYHAGLAPTPPSMTPGSNTQSPQNSFPTAQQTVFTIHPSHVQPAYTNPPHMAHVPQAHVQSGMVPSHPTAHAPMMLMTTQPPGGPQAAIAQSALQPIPVSTTTHFPYMTHPSGEECVPGRPAP; encoded by the exons ATGTT GGTGCCATTAGAAAGAGATAATTCAGAAGAGTTTTTAAAACGGGAAGCCAGAGCAACTCAATTAGCAGAGGAAATTGAATCAAGTGCCCAATACAAAGCTCGGGTTGCCTTGGAAAATgatgaaagaacagaagaagaaaaatatactgCTGTTCAGAGAAATGCTAATGAAAGAGAAGGACATGGTGTGAACACGAG agaaaataaatacattccaCCTGGACAGAGGAACAGAGATGTCCTGTCCTGGGGAAGTGGAAGACAAAACTCACCAAGGATGGGCCCCTCTGGATCAGGCCCACCAATTTCAAGGTCTGGATCCCATACTTCAGAATTCAGCCCTAACTCTGGAGCAGACCAGAGAGTAGTTAATGGAG GTGTTCCCTGGCCATCGCCTTGCCCATCTCCTTCCTCTCGCCCACCTTCTCGCTACCAGTCAGGTCCCAACTCTCTTCCACCTCGGGCAGCCACCCCTACACGCCCGCCCTCCAGGCCCCCCTCGCGGCCCTCCAGGCCCCCGTCTCACCCCTCTGCTCATGGTTCTCCAGCTCCTGTCTCTACTATGCCTAAACGCATGTCTTCAGAAG ggcCTCCACGGATGTCTCCTAAGGCACAACGGCACCCTCGAGGTCACAGAGTCTCTACTGGTAGGGGTACAATTTCAAGTGGCTTAGAATTTGTATCTCATAATGCACCAGGGGAAGCATCTACTACTGCAGTGGCCCGAGGCAGCCCTTCAGGTGGGACGTGGTCATCAGTTGTCAGTGGGG TTCCAAGATTGTCCCCTAAAACACACAGACCTAGGTCTCCAAGGCAGAGCAGCACTCCCACgggcccagctctgccttctcctcagcCTGGTACAATTCCTGCTGAATCTGTTGCCATGCCTGTCCCAGCTGCCTCTCCAACACCTGCCAGCCCTGCATCCAACAGAGCAGTTACCCCTTCCAGTGAAG CTAAAGATACCAGGCTTCAGGACCAGAGGCAAAATTCTGCAACTGGAAGCAAGGAGAATATAAAGCCAAGTGAGACTTCTCCTAGTTTTCCTAAACCTGAAAACAAAG GTGTATCTCCAATTGTTTCAGAACATAGAAAACAGATTGatgatttaaagaaatttaagaaTGACTTTAGG ttacagtCAAGTCCCTCTTCAGATGCAGTGGATCAGCTGCTAAACAAAACCCGAGAAGGTGAAAAAACAAGAGATGTAGttaaagagaagacagaagcaACCCCTAAAGAATCTATCATAGAAACTGGCAGTAATACTAACTCTAATGGAGGCAGTAGCAAACCCAATAGTCCAAGTATTTCTCCTTCAATAAGCAGTAGTTCTGAGCAAAAGCGAGGGCCTGAGGTAACTTCACAAGGTGTACAGACATCTGGGCCTGGAAGTAAACAAGATAAAGAGGataaagaggagaagaaagataCTTCTGA GCAAGTTAGAAAATCAACACTTAATCCCAACGCAAAAGAATTCAACCCTCGGTCTTTTGCTCAG CCTAAACCTTCTACTACTCCAACCTCCCCTCGCCCTCAagctcagcccagcccctcCATGGTGGGCCATCAGCAGCCAACCCCAGTGTACACTCAGCCTGTTTGTTTTGCACCAAATATGATGTACCCAGTTCCAGTGAGTCCAGGCGTGCAG CCTTTGTATCCTATTCCCATGACACCCATGCCAGTGAACCAAGCCAAGACATATAGAGCAGGTAAAG TACCAAATATGCCACAGCAACGGCAAGACCAACATCATCAGAGCACCATGATGCATCCTGCCTCAGCAGCAGGCCCTCCAATTGTAGCTACACCACCTGCTTACTCAACACAATATGTTGCATATAGTCCCCAACAGTTTCCTAATCAGCCTCTTGTGCAGCATGTGCCACACTACCAATCTCAG CATCCTCATGTTTATAGCCCTGTAATACAGGGCAACGCTAGGATGATGGCACCACCAGCACACGCACAGCCTGGTTTAGTATCTTCCTCTGCAACACAGTATGGTGCGCATGAACAGACGCATGCTATGTATG TTTCCACTGGCTCACTTGCTCAGCAGTATGCCCACCCTAATGCTACCCTGCATCCGCATCCTCCGCATCCTCAGCCTTCTGCTACACCCACTGGCCAGCAGCAAAGCCAACATACTGGAAGCCACCCTGCTCCTAGCCCCGTGCAG CATCATcagcaccaggctgctcaggcaCTCCACCTGGCAAACCCCCAGCAGCAGTCGGCGATTTACCACGCAGGTCTAGCTCCAACCCCACCTTCCATGACGCCAGGCTCCAACACGCAGTCTCCACAAAATAGTTTTCCTACAGCACAACAAACAGTCTTCACCATTCATCCCTCCCATGTTCAACCTGCATATACCAATCCGCCACACATGGCCCATGTCCCCCAG GCTCATGTACAGTCAGGAATGGTTCCTTCTCACCCAACTGCCCATGCTCCAATGATGCTAATGACGACACAGCCACCTGGTGGTCCCCAAGCCGCCATCGCTCAAAGTGCACTACAGCCCATTCCAGTCTCGACAACAACACATTTCCCCTATATGACGCACCCTTCAGGTGAGGAGTGTGTGCCCGGGAGACCTGCACCTTAA